A genomic region of Miscanthus floridulus cultivar M001 chromosome 3, ASM1932011v1, whole genome shotgun sequence contains the following coding sequences:
- the LOC136545428 gene encoding THO complex subunit 4B-like, which yields MASGLDMSLDDLIKKSKSRPKANPASSSGPARRAPHPARAAPYPPVALKARAAADSPYGVYSEHIATIAAVAPPPPAAATARSLETGTKLHISNLDSGVTVEDVQELFSEVGELKRYSMNYDKDGRSKGTAEVVFARKVDALDAIKRYNGVLLDGKPMNLELIGNNVEPPPMPPIIPNRPLQNYNDIHSSVPQSQRGGQRRAPQGNGRGGRSSQSSGGRGQGKGRGQDSNRTAISAADLDAELDKYHAAAVKEE from the exons ATGGCGAGCGGCCTGGACATGTCGCTGGACGACCTCATCAAGAAGTCCAAGTCCCGGCCCAAGGCAAACCCCGCGTCCTCGTCGGGGCCTGCCCGCCGCGCGCCACAccccgcccgcgccgcgccctACCCACCGGTCGCTCTCAAG GCCCGTGCCGCCGCCGACTCGCCCTACGGGGTCTACTCCGAGCACATCGCCACTATAGCCGcggtcgcgccgccgccgccggcggcggccacAGCAAGGTCGCTCGAGACGGGGACGAAACTGCACATCTCCAACCTTGACTCCGGCGTCACCGTCGAGGATGTCCAG GAACTCTTCTCAGAGGTTGGGGAGCTCAAGCGTTATTCAATGAACTATGATAAGGATGGGAGATCCAAG GGAACTGCGGAAGTTGTCTTTGCAAGGAAAGTGGATGCTTTGGATGCTATCAAGAGATACAATGGTGTTCTacttgatgggaagccaatgaattTAGAGCTCATTGGAAACAATGTCGAACCACCTCCCATGCCACCAATAATACCCAATCGTCCTTTGCAGAACTATAATGATATCCATAGCAG TGTGCCTCAATCCCAAAGAGGTGGTCAGCGAAGAGCACCTCAAGGCAACGGTCGGGGTGGACGTAGTAGTCAAAGCAGTGGTGGCCGCGGACAGGGGAAAGGCCGAGGACAGGACAGTAATCGCACCGCCATCTCTGCTGCAGATCTCGACGCTGAACTTGACAAGTACCATGCAGCAGCAGTGAAAGAGGAATGA